A single Pseudomonadota bacterium DNA region contains:
- a CDS encoding type II toxin-antitoxin system RelE/ParE family toxin, with protein sequence MIRSFRCKDTARVWQGRSNRKFPADLQDRALRKLRQLDAAHRLDDLRNPPGNRLEALQGSRKGQMSIRIIDQWRICFIWDEGDADGVEIVDYH encoded by the coding sequence GTGATCCGCTCGTTTCGATGCAAGGACACCGCGCGCGTTTGGCAAGGACGGTCTAACCGTAAGTTTCCGGCGGATCTTCAAGATCGCGCGCTGCGCAAGCTGCGGCAGCTCGATGCCGCGCATAGGTTGGACGACCTCCGAAATCCGCCGGGCAATCGCCTGGAGGCTCTTCAGGGTTCGCGCAAGGGACAAATGAGTATCCGCATCATTGATCAGTGGCGCATTTGCTTTATCTGGGATGAAGGGGACGCCGATGGCGTCGAGATCGTGGACTATCATTGA
- a CDS encoding HigA family addiction module antidote protein, whose protein sequence is MALLRNPHPGDILRHEFLDEIGVSQNRLASAIGVPPNRIHSIIKGARTVTADTDLRLCKFFGLSEGYFLRLQNAFDTLEAKRRIEAEIARIKPYKRNRAA, encoded by the coding sequence ATGGCGCTGCTTCGCAATCCTCACCCGGGCGACATACTGAGGCACGAGTTCTTGGACGAGATCGGGGTGAGCCAAAACCGACTCGCGAGTGCGATCGGGGTGCCGCCCAATCGCATTCACTCGATCATCAAGGGCGCGCGCACCGTTACGGCCGACACGGATTTGCGGCTGTGCAAATTCTTTGGTCTCTCCGAGGGCTATTTCCTCAGGCTGCAGAATGCGTTCGATACCCTGGAGGCGAAGCGCCGGATTGAGGCCGAAATTGCCCGCATCAAGCCCTACAAGCGGAACCGCGCGGCATAG
- a CDS encoding GNAT family N-acetyltransferase, whose translation MAAVRLATVSDIPVLATLVAELLQHYDMHVPSKRDISRAIAAQLARGDFLLAVEDDDLLGFASYVVLFPGLGMEPQLYMKDLYTAAAARGRGVAKALLRGLARNAKELGCVRIDWTAEQDNTQAQAVYRALGARIVEDKIYYRLDASAIARLSDGEDTEQSR comes from the coding sequence ATGGCCGCGGTGCGATTGGCTACTGTTTCCGACATCCCAGTGCTCGCCACGCTCGTGGCGGAGCTTCTCCAGCACTACGACATGCACGTGCCGAGCAAGAGGGATATCTCACGGGCGATTGCAGCCCAGCTCGCAAGGGGCGACTTCTTGCTGGCGGTCGAGGATGACGACCTCCTGGGATTTGCCTCCTACGTCGTGCTTTTTCCCGGGCTCGGCATGGAGCCGCAGCTCTACATGAAAGATCTCTACACCGCCGCCGCGGCGCGCGGCCGCGGTGTCGCCAAGGCGTTGCTGCGCGGCCTGGCGCGAAATGCGAAGGAGCTTGGCTGCGTTCGCATTGATTGGACGGCCGAGCAGGACAATACCCAAGCGCAGGCCGTCTACCGGGCGCTGGGTGCCCGCATCGTCGAGGACAAAATCTATTACCGCCTCGATGCGTCTGCCATTGCCCGGTTGAGCGACGGTGAAGACACGGAGCAGTCGCGCTGA
- a CDS encoding tyrosine-type recombinase/integrase translates to MVKRPPNPAPRLQPVQPGPWRSWSSAAGMAALQRLLAEGESPFGKAFLETFAAGLGNANTRSAYEAALRRFTAWCRAKHIDDPALIGSEHARIYFEALCREVKPATARQHAAALHGAFGWLVAANALKYDPTRTIRGPRRAPSPARRPALSAAETRQLLQSIDTTTRIGLRDRALIALLVYGCARIGAVIAMRIEDYYLLGKRRWLRLHEKGGRLHELPAHPRLAQYLDAYIAGLGPVDARRRWLFPSLRGRAGRPAERAMTRIDAYRMIRRRAAEAGIEARIGCHSFRATGLTAFFANGGTASQAQAIAAHASAKSTLAYDQTRPPVTLEEIERIAL, encoded by the coding sequence ATGGTGAAGCGTCCCCCGAATCCCGCACCGAGGCTGCAGCCGGTCCAACCCGGACCGTGGCGCAGCTGGTCGTCGGCCGCGGGCATGGCGGCCTTGCAAAGGCTGCTGGCCGAGGGCGAGAGCCCGTTCGGCAAGGCTTTTCTCGAAACCTTCGCCGCCGGGCTCGGCAACGCGAATACGCGCTCGGCCTACGAGGCGGCCCTCCGCCGCTTCACCGCTTGGTGCAGGGCGAAGCACATCGACGACCCGGCGCTGATCGGCTCCGAGCACGCCCGGATCTACTTCGAAGCGCTCTGCCGCGAGGTCAAGCCGGCGACGGCGCGCCAGCACGCGGCGGCGCTGCACGGGGCGTTCGGATGGCTGGTCGCGGCGAACGCGCTCAAATACGACCCCACCCGGACCATCCGCGGGCCCCGCCGCGCGCCCTCCCCGGCGCGGCGGCCGGCGCTCTCGGCGGCGGAGACCCGGCAGCTTCTCCAATCCATCGACACCACCACGCGCATCGGGCTCCGAGACCGGGCGCTCATCGCGCTCCTTGTCTATGGCTGTGCCCGCATCGGCGCCGTGATCGCCATGCGCATCGAGGACTACTATCTCCTCGGCAAGCGGCGCTGGCTCCGGTTGCACGAGAAGGGCGGAAGGCTGCATGAGCTGCCGGCGCACCCGAGGCTGGCGCAGTATCTCGATGCCTACATCGCCGGGCTCGGGCCCGTCGATGCGCGCCGGCGCTGGCTGTTTCCCTCGCTGCGCGGCCGCGCCGGCCGACCGGCCGAGCGGGCGATGACCAGGATCGATGCCTACCGGATGATCCGGCGCCGGGCGGCCGAAGCCGGCATCGAGGCCCGGATCGGTTGCCACAGCTTTCGCGCAACCGGGCTCACGGCGTTTTTTGCCAATGGCGGTACGGCTTCCCAGGCCCAGGCCATCGCCGCCCACGCTTCGGCCAAATCGACCTTGGCCTATGACCAGACCCGGCCGCCGGTCACCCTAGAGGAGATCGAACGCATTGCGCTCTGA
- a CDS encoding protein-L-isoaspartate(D-aspartate) O-methyltransferase codes for MRSDPEKPARRRAQTRKRTTISLKQARRLYAEELRHCAPAHSRLVVDAFATVPRERFLGPGPWTILPAMRPDQAFTTPDADPRRLYHNVLVPIDESRRLNNGEPALWAFLMDQLRLGRGQHVVHIGAGTGYYSAILSEIVGRHGRVTAIEVDPELSLRARRNLRKWPQARVIAENGFTFTPEAADVVVVNAGVTEIALPWLDALEVSGKLLVPLTVEDLPRGWGPRGSGRNGFGAYLLIEPKGSRYAVRFVSRVGIFPCIGGRDERSAEKLRGALRFSDFTAISSLRRPPEKPDDTLWLRGTGYWFSTAPVAVEPPPRKRRRQN; via the coding sequence TTGCGCTCTGATCCGGAGAAGCCGGCGCGCCGCCGCGCCCAAACGCGCAAGCGCACCACCATCAGCCTGAAGCAGGCAAGGCGCCTCTATGCGGAGGAGCTCCGCCATTGCGCGCCGGCCCATTCAAGGCTGGTCGTCGATGCGTTCGCCACGGTGCCGCGCGAACGGTTTCTAGGCCCCGGACCTTGGACGATCCTGCCGGCGATGCGGCCCGACCAGGCGTTCACCACGCCCGATGCCGATCCCAGGCGCCTCTATCACAATGTGCTGGTGCCGATCGACGAAAGCCGGCGGCTCAACAATGGCGAGCCGGCGCTGTGGGCGTTCCTGATGGATCAGCTCCGCCTCGGGCGCGGCCAGCATGTGGTGCATATCGGCGCCGGCACCGGCTATTACAGCGCGATCCTCTCCGAGATCGTCGGGCGCCACGGACGGGTGACCGCGATCGAGGTCGACCCGGAGCTCTCACTTCGTGCGCGGCGCAATCTCAGGAAATGGCCGCAGGCCCGGGTCATCGCCGAGAACGGCTTCACCTTCACCCCCGAAGCGGCGGACGTCGTCGTCGTCAACGCCGGCGTGACCGAGATCGCCCTCCCCTGGCTGGATGCGCTCGAGGTAAGCGGCAAGCTGCTGGTGCCGCTGACCGTCGAGGATCTGCCCCGTGGCTGGGGCCCGCGCGGTTCGGGCCGCAACGGGTTCGGCGCCTATCTCCTGATCGAGCCCAAGGGTTCGCGCTACGCCGTGCGCTTCGTCAGCCGGGTCGGCATCTTCCCCTGCATCGGCGGTCGCGATGAGAGATCCGCGGAGAAGCTGAGGGGCGCGCTGCGATTTTCGGATTTCACCGCCATCAGCTCGCTGCGCCGGCCCCCGGAAAAACCCGACGACACCCTCTGGCTCCGAGGCACCGGCTATTGGTTCTCGACCGCGCCGGTCGCGGTGGAACCGCCGCCGCGCAAACGCAGGCGCCAGAACTAA
- a CDS encoding alpha/beta fold hydrolase: MRATIRDTIIYFDVEGMGLVPDGAMMRERPVAMVVHGGPGSDHSGFKPAYSPLATRMQLIYFDHRGHGRSARGDAAKYTLDESVEDMEALRRHLGTGPIVSIGTSYGGMVAMAHAARYPAGVSHLILIVTAAHNGFITRAKQYLRKCGTPEQQAAFEKLSTGALTTIEAMRRYYAVTGPLYSVRYDAEAPESSHERSIPSPEAQNRGWSPGGFLHSFDLRPELKNIASPTLILAGRHDWICPPEFSEEIHRLIPGSDLRIFEKSSHQIRVDEPEALIDAIAGFIAHDACRTAG; the protein is encoded by the coding sequence ATGCGCGCGACGATAAGAGATACGATTATCTATTTCGACGTCGAGGGGATGGGCCTCGTGCCCGATGGCGCCATGATGCGCGAGAGGCCGGTCGCGATGGTGGTACATGGCGGGCCTGGAAGCGATCATAGCGGCTTCAAGCCGGCATACTCTCCGCTCGCGACCAGGATGCAGCTCATCTACTTCGACCACCGCGGGCATGGCCGTTCCGCACGTGGAGACGCCGCCAAGTACACTCTGGACGAGAGCGTCGAGGACATGGAGGCGCTGCGGCGCCATCTCGGGACCGGGCCGATCGTTTCGATCGGGACGAGTTACGGTGGCATGGTCGCCATGGCGCACGCGGCGCGATATCCCGCCGGCGTCTCGCATCTGATCCTTATTGTAACCGCGGCCCATAACGGCTTCATCACGCGTGCTAAACAATACCTGCGCAAGTGCGGCACGCCCGAGCAGCAGGCGGCTTTCGAGAAGCTCTCTACGGGTGCTCTTACCACGATCGAAGCCATGCGCCGCTATTACGCGGTCACGGGTCCGCTTTACTCGGTCCGATACGACGCCGAGGCGCCAGAGTCGTCACACGAGCGCTCGATACCTTCGCCCGAGGCGCAAAACCGCGGGTGGTCGCCCGGTGGGTTCCTACACAGCTTCGATCTGCGGCCGGAGCTGAAGAACATTGCCTCCCCGACACTGATTCTCGCTGGCCGGCACGACTGGATCTGTCCACCCGAATTCTCCGAGGAGATCCACCGCCTCATTCCCGGTTCGGACCTCCGCATCTTCGAGAAGAGCAGCCACCAAATCCGAGTCGACGAACCGGAAGCCTTGATTGACGCGATTGCGGGTTTCATCGCTCACGACGCCTGCCGAACGGCCGGCTAG